In Cyanobium sp. Tous-M-B4, a single genomic region encodes these proteins:
- a CDS encoding ABC transporter permease has protein sequence MPTKLPMRETVGMALSTLRSNRLRSLLTMLGIVIGNASVITLVGVGRGAQNLAEGQLSNLGANVLFVVPGNNDTRRQGIDFPKNLVLEDALAIGEQVPSVKRVAPQITLSEVVQAGGLSSSTSIFGVTPEFLPVRQFEIAQGRFFTASDLNGARNVTVVGPDLGAKMFPGKAPVGRQLRIRNQLFEVIGVLEPKGAVFGQNQDENAYVPLSTMVSKLSGRDPTYGVSLNFISVEARDEQSTGAASFQITNLLRQRHRILREDDFAVRSQKDALTIVSTITGGLTLMLAAIGAVSLLVGGIGIMNIMLVSVSERTEEIGLRKALGARSGDVLLQFLVESLVLASLGGVIGSAVGLGTVAVVGALTPLPASIGAATVLVTVGLSGSIGLFFGVVPARRAARLDPIVALRSL, from the coding sequence ATGCCAACCAAGCTCCCCATGCGGGAAACCGTGGGCATGGCCCTGAGCACCCTGCGCTCCAATCGGTTGCGCAGTTTGCTGACCATGCTCGGCATCGTCATCGGCAATGCCTCCGTGATCACCTTGGTGGGGGTGGGGCGAGGCGCCCAGAACCTGGCCGAAGGGCAGCTAAGCAATCTCGGCGCCAACGTGCTGTTTGTAGTGCCTGGCAACAACGACACCCGGCGCCAAGGCATTGACTTCCCAAAAAACCTCGTGCTCGAAGATGCGCTTGCCATCGGCGAGCAGGTACCCAGCGTCAAGCGGGTAGCCCCCCAGATCACCTTGAGCGAGGTGGTTCAGGCGGGCGGACTGAGCAGCTCTACTTCAATTTTCGGGGTTACACCGGAGTTTCTTCCGGTACGTCAATTTGAGATTGCCCAGGGGCGCTTCTTCACAGCCAGCGATCTCAACGGCGCTCGCAATGTCACCGTGGTGGGGCCCGACCTGGGCGCAAAGATGTTTCCAGGCAAGGCGCCTGTGGGGCGCCAGCTACGTATTCGCAACCAGCTGTTCGAAGTGATCGGCGTTCTTGAACCCAAGGGAGCCGTGTTTGGTCAAAACCAAGACGAGAACGCCTACGTGCCCCTCAGCACCATGGTGAGCAAGCTTTCAGGACGCGACCCCACCTACGGGGTCAGCCTTAATTTCATCAGCGTCGAAGCCCGCGACGAGCAGAGCACGGGGGCCGCGAGCTTTCAAATCACCAACCTGCTGCGCCAGCGGCACCGGATCCTGCGGGAAGACGATTTTGCTGTGCGCTCCCAGAAGGATGCCCTCACGATTGTGAGCACAATCACTGGTGGCCTCACCTTGATGCTGGCTGCCATTGGTGCCGTCTCGCTGCTGGTAGGCGGCATCGGCATCATGAACATCATGTTGGTGTCGGTAAGTGAGCGCACCGAGGAGATTGGCCTGCGCAAAGCCCTCGGGGCCCGCAGTGGCGATGTGTTGCTGCAGTTTCTGGTGGAGTCGCTGGTGCTCGCCAGCCTCGGCGGTGTCATCGGCAGCGCGGTGGGCCTTGGCACGGTGGCTGTGGTCGGCGCTCTGACACCCCTACCGGCATCGATTGGTGCGGCCACGGTGCTGGTCACGGTGGGGCTGTCCGGTTCGATTGGCCTTTTCTTCGGCGTAGTGCCCGCCCGCCGGGCTGCGCGCCTCGACCCAATCGTTGCCTTGCGCAGCCTTTGA
- a CDS encoding outer membrane protein — MIDAAAGYRFNSWLRAEALLSWRPELEFSGQSNFLGLAGANQPVTGSASSVAGFGVANVDLPKVGRIRPFLGAGLGVARNSLSSVTYRFPGIAANAATVTPDGSSSDLAYLLTAGISIPLNKRLDLDLAYRFSDLGDVRTSSGQAGLSRPTLPAGTKIPIGGTQAALQAHGVQLSLRYSF; from the coding sequence GTGATCGATGCAGCGGCGGGATATCGCTTCAACAGCTGGTTGCGGGCCGAAGCCCTGCTCAGCTGGCGGCCGGAGCTCGAGTTCAGCGGCCAAAGCAACTTCCTAGGGCTTGCCGGAGCCAACCAGCCTGTGACTGGCTCAGCCTCCTCGGTGGCCGGATTTGGGGTTGCCAATGTGGATCTGCCCAAAGTGGGGCGGATTCGCCCTTTCCTTGGCGCCGGCCTGGGTGTCGCCCGCAACAGCCTTAGCTCCGTTACCTATCGCTTCCCTGGCATCGCTGCAAATGCTGCCACTGTCACGCCCGATGGCAGCTCCAGCGATCTGGCCTACCTACTCACCGCAGGCATCAGCATTCCCCTTAATAAGCGGCTAGATCTCGACCTGGCCTATCGCTTTAGCGACCTTGGGGATGTGCGCACGAGCAGTGGTCAGGCTGGCTTGTCGCGACCGACGCTGCCAGCAGGCACCAAGATCCCTATCGGCGGAACCCAGGCAGCCCTGCAAGCCCATGGGGTGCAGCTGAGTTTGCGCTACTCATTTTAA
- the ftsH gene encoding ATP-dependent zinc metalloprotease FtsH: MNQRWRLIALWLLPLAVVAFLGWQLLGNGGTARFKPEGATVAPRNAAVARMSYGRFLDYVDAGRVTAVDIFDGGRSAVIEAVDPDLDNRVQRLRVDLPGVAPELVNKLKEQGISFDIHPPKTAPPALGLLGNLLFPLLLIGSLIFLSRRGNGMPGGPGQAMQFGKTKARFAMEAETGVKFDDVAGVEEAKQDLQEVVTFLKTPERFTSVGAKIPKGVLLVGPPGTGKTLLAKAIAGEAGVPFFSLSGSEFVEMFVGVGASRVRDLFKRAKENSPCLIFIDEIDAVGRQRGAGVGGGNDEREQTLNQLLTEMDGFEGNSGIIIIAATNRADVLDSALLRPGRFDRQVQVDVPDIKGRLSVLKVHSRDKKLADDVSLEVIARRTPGFSGADLANLLNEAAILTARRRKEATSLAEIDDAVDRIIAGMEGKPLTDGRSKRLIAYHEVGHALVGTLVQAHDPVQKVTLIPRGQAQGLTWFSPDEEQMLVSRAQLRARIMGALGGRAAEDVVFGHAEVTTGAGGDIQQVASIARQMVTRFGMSDLGQVSFEAGNQEVFLGRDLMTRSDGSDRLASKIDDAVRQMVHSCYADTVKLVAEHRACMDRVVELLIEKESLDGEEFRAIVAEFTAIPEKERFSPLLAG; this comes from the coding sequence ATGAACCAGCGCTGGCGTCTGATTGCCCTCTGGCTACTGCCCCTTGCAGTGGTCGCATTCCTCGGATGGCAGCTGCTTGGTAACGGCGGCACGGCCCGTTTCAAACCAGAAGGCGCCACGGTTGCTCCCCGCAATGCGGCAGTAGCCAGAATGAGCTATGGCCGCTTCCTCGATTACGTCGATGCGGGCCGCGTAACAGCTGTCGACATCTTCGACGGCGGTCGCAGTGCAGTTATCGAGGCTGTGGATCCTGACCTCGACAATCGGGTGCAGCGTCTGCGCGTAGACCTGCCCGGCGTTGCTCCAGAGCTGGTCAACAAGCTCAAAGAGCAGGGCATCAGCTTCGATATTCATCCACCCAAAACCGCTCCACCAGCTCTTGGATTGCTCGGCAATCTGCTCTTCCCATTGCTGCTGATCGGTTCGCTGATCTTCCTTTCTCGCCGCGGCAACGGCATGCCCGGGGGCCCCGGTCAGGCGATGCAATTCGGCAAAACAAAAGCCCGCTTCGCTATGGAAGCTGAAACTGGCGTCAAATTTGACGACGTGGCTGGTGTTGAAGAAGCCAAGCAGGACCTCCAGGAAGTTGTCACCTTCCTAAAAACCCCCGAGCGCTTCACTTCAGTTGGCGCCAAGATCCCCAAAGGCGTGCTGCTGGTAGGACCTCCCGGTACCGGCAAAACCCTGCTTGCCAAGGCAATTGCTGGCGAAGCTGGAGTCCCCTTTTTCTCGCTTTCAGGTTCTGAATTCGTTGAAATGTTTGTTGGGGTGGGTGCCAGCCGGGTTCGCGACCTGTTCAAGCGGGCTAAAGAAAACAGCCCTTGTTTGATCTTCATCGACGAGATCGATGCGGTTGGACGTCAGCGTGGTGCCGGTGTCGGCGGCGGTAACGACGAGAGGGAGCAAACCCTCAACCAGCTGCTCACCGAGATGGACGGCTTTGAAGGCAATAGCGGCATCATCATCATTGCTGCAACAAACCGAGCCGACGTGCTCGATTCAGCCCTGCTGCGCCCAGGTCGCTTCGATCGACAGGTTCAAGTAGATGTGCCAGACATCAAAGGAAGGCTGTCTGTGCTCAAGGTGCACAGCCGCGATAAAAAGCTGGCCGACGATGTGAGCCTCGAAGTGATTGCACGCCGTACCCCGGGCTTCTCAGGCGCCGATCTTGCCAACCTGCTCAACGAAGCAGCAATCCTCACAGCCCGACGCCGCAAGGAGGCAACCTCACTTGCCGAAATTGATGATGCCGTTGACCGGATCATTGCCGGCATGGAGGGCAAGCCCCTCACCGATGGCCGCAGCAAGCGACTGATCGCCTATCACGAAGTGGGCCATGCCCTGGTGGGAACCCTGGTTCAGGCCCATGACCCTGTTCAGAAGGTCACCCTGATCCCACGGGGCCAGGCCCAAGGCCTTACCTGGTTCTCTCCAGACGAGGAGCAGATGTTGGTGAGCCGGGCCCAGCTCCGTGCTCGCATCATGGGTGCCCTCGGCGGCCGGGCTGCCGAGGATGTGGTCTTCGGCCACGCAGAGGTCACAACCGGTGCCGGTGGTGACATCCAGCAGGTCGCCTCAATTGCCCGCCAAATGGTCACCCGGTTTGGCATGAGCGATCTTGGCCAGGTCTCCTTTGAGGCTGGCAACCAAGAGGTTTTCTTGGGCCGCGACCTAATGACACGCAGTGATGGCTCCGATCGCCTTGCCAGCAAGATCGATGACGCCGTGCGCCAGATGGTGCACAGCTGCTACGCAGACACCGTCAAGTTGGTGGCAGAGCACCGCGCCTGCATGGATCGAGTAGTTGAGCTACTGATCGAGAAAGAGAGCCTCGATGGTGAAGAATTCCGCGCCATCGTGGCCGAATTCACGGCAATTCCAGAAAAGGAGCGCTTCTCGCCCCTGCTGGCCGGCTGA
- the clpP gene encoding ATP-dependent Clp endopeptidase proteolytic subunit ClpP, whose translation MIPIVIEESGRGERAFDIYSRLLRERIIFLGEPVTAESANRVVAQLLFLEAEDPEKDIFMYINSPGGSVYDGLGIFDTMQHIKPDVQTVCVGLAASMGAFLLCAGTKGKRSSLTHSRIMIHQPLGGARGQASDIRIQANEILYLKQKLNQELSDRTGQALPRIEEDTDRDFFMSPAEAVEYGLIDKVIEKRPVRPV comes from the coding sequence ATGATCCCGATCGTGATTGAAGAGTCGGGCCGGGGTGAACGCGCATTTGACATCTATTCCCGGCTTCTGCGGGAGCGCATCATCTTTTTGGGTGAACCGGTCACTGCTGAGTCGGCCAACAGGGTTGTGGCCCAGTTGCTCTTTCTAGAGGCGGAAGATCCCGAGAAGGATATTTTCATGTACATCAATTCACCTGGCGGATCTGTATACGACGGTCTGGGAATTTTTGACACCATGCAGCACATCAAGCCAGATGTGCAGACCGTCTGCGTTGGTCTGGCCGCTTCGATGGGTGCCTTCCTGCTTTGTGCTGGCACCAAGGGTAAGCGCAGCAGCCTCACCCATTCGCGGATCATGATCCACCAGCCCTTGGGCGGCGCCCGCGGCCAGGCCAGCGATATCCGCATTCAGGCCAATGAAATCCTCTACTTGAAGCAGAAGCTCAATCAGGAGCTCAGCGATCGCACGGGCCAAGCCCTGCCCCGCATCGAGGAAGACACCGATCGCGACTTTTTCATGTCACCCGCGGAGGCTGTTGAGTACGGCTTGATCGACAAGGTGATCGAAAAGAGACCCGTGCGTCCCGTTTGA
- the pyk gene encoding pyruvate kinase produces the protein MPQPDLMRRTKIVATIGPATESAERLRELVAAGATTFRLNFSHGDHSEHAARIATIRQVSTELGIELGILQDLQGPKIRLGRFADGPITLAKGDQFTLTSRDVACNQKIATVTYAGLADEVVPGSRILLDDGRVEMVVDSVDKPEQTLFCSVTVGGVLSNNKGVNFPDVQLSIRALTEKDRIDLAFGLKQGVDWVALSFVRNPSDMREIRELIRSHGHNTPVVAKIEKFEAIDQIDDILPLCDGVMVARGDLGVEMPAEEVPLLQKELIRKANSLGIPVITATQMLDSMVSCPRPTRAEVSDVANAILDGTDAVMLSNESAVGDFPVEAVATMAIIARRIERDYPQRVLDSHMATTIPNAICQAVSSIARQLNAAAILPLTKGGSTARNVSKFRPSTPILAITSEVNVARQLQLCWGVNPLVVEEQASSTSTFSLAMGMARELGFLRDGDLVVQTAGTLSGISGSTDFIKVGIVSAVLSKGTGVGTGSVSGRVRLVDSPEAAAAIQSGEILVVHETSADYVEAIRKAKGVITEAGGLESHAALIAERTGVPTIVGVCNAIANLRQGEIVTLDLQRGEVHRGARSHDADDRPAIV, from the coding sequence ATGCCCCAGCCCGATCTCATGCGTCGCACCAAGATCGTGGCCACGATCGGGCCTGCCACGGAATCCGCCGAACGTCTGCGCGAGTTGGTGGCCGCCGGCGCCACTACTTTCCGTCTCAATTTTTCTCACGGCGACCACAGCGAGCATGCGGCTCGCATCGCCACGATTCGGCAGGTGTCAACGGAGCTGGGCATTGAGCTCGGCATCCTTCAAGACCTGCAGGGTCCCAAAATTCGTTTGGGACGCTTTGCCGATGGGCCGATCACCCTGGCCAAGGGCGATCAGTTCACCCTCACATCTAGGGATGTGGCCTGCAATCAGAAGATTGCCACCGTCACCTACGCAGGCTTAGCCGATGAGGTGGTTCCAGGCAGTCGCATCCTGCTTGATGACGGCCGGGTGGAGATGGTGGTCGACAGCGTCGACAAGCCCGAGCAGACCCTGTTTTGCAGCGTCACCGTTGGTGGAGTGCTCTCTAACAACAAGGGGGTCAATTTCCCTGATGTGCAGCTCTCTATCCGTGCCCTCACCGAGAAAGACCGCATAGATCTGGCCTTTGGGCTGAAGCAGGGGGTTGATTGGGTAGCCCTGAGCTTTGTGCGCAACCCCTCGGACATGCGCGAGATCCGCGAGCTGATCCGCAGCCACGGCCACAACACACCTGTGGTGGCCAAGATCGAAAAGTTTGAGGCCATTGATCAGATCGATGACATCCTGCCCCTCTGCGACGGGGTGATGGTGGCTCGTGGCGACCTGGGCGTTGAGATGCCCGCAGAAGAAGTTCCCCTGTTGCAGAAGGAGCTGATTCGCAAGGCCAACAGTCTCGGCATCCCGGTGATCACGGCCACCCAGATGCTCGACTCAATGGTGAGCTGCCCCAGGCCCACCCGGGCCGAGGTGAGCGACGTAGCCAACGCCATCCTCGACGGCACTGATGCCGTGATGCTCTCTAATGAGAGCGCTGTGGGCGATTTCCCCGTAGAAGCGGTGGCCACCATGGCCATAATCGCCCGGCGCATCGAGCGGGATTACCCCCAGCGGGTGCTCGATAGCCACATGGCAACCACCATCCCCAATGCCATCTGCCAGGCGGTGAGCAGCATTGCTCGACAGCTCAATGCGGCCGCAATTTTGCCGCTCACCAAGGGGGGCTCAACTGCTCGCAATGTCAGCAAGTTCCGCCCCAGTACCCCAATTCTGGCGATAACCAGCGAGGTGAATGTGGCCCGGCAGCTGCAGCTTTGCTGGGGCGTCAACCCCTTGGTAGTGGAAGAGCAGGCCTCCTCCACCAGCACCTTCAGCCTGGCCATGGGCATGGCACGCGAGCTGGGTTTTCTACGCGATGGCGACCTAGTCGTTCAAACAGCCGGCACCCTCTCGGGTATCAGCGGCTCCACCGACTTCATCAAGGTGGGCATCGTCTCCGCCGTGCTCTCTAAGGGAACCGGCGTCGGCACTGGATCCGTGAGCGGTCGAGTGCGTCTGGTTGACAGTCCAGAGGCAGCGGCGGCAATCCAATCTGGCGAAATCCTGGTGGTGCATGAAACCAGCGCCGATTACGTCGAGGCGATTCGCAAAGCCAAAGGGGTAATTACAGAAGCCGGTGGGCTCGAAAGCCATGCCGCCTTGATCGCCGAACGCACTGGCGTACCAACAATTGTGGGGGTCTGTAACGCGATCGCCAACCTGCGTCAGGGGGAAATTGTGACCCTGGATCTCCAGCGCGGCGAGGTGCATCGCGGCGCCCGCAGCCACGACGCCGACGACAGACCCGCCATCGTTTAA
- the ilvA gene encoding threonine ammonia-lyase, biosynthetic: MSEAPESYLQRILRARVYDVAIESPLDPAPNLSARLHNRVLLKREDLQPVFSFKLRGAYNKMAGLSPAELERGVIAASAGNHAQGVALAAQKLGCRAVIVMPVTTPEMKVKAVAARGAEVVLHGDNYDAACTEATRLGLERGLSFIHPFDDPDVIAGQGTIGLEILRQCSSPPDVIYVAVGGGGLIAGIGAYVKTLWPQVQIVGVEPVDADAMTRSLAAGERVQLEQVGLFADGVAVRRVGELTFELAKQTVDRMVTVDTDAICAAIKDVFEDTRSILEPAGALAIAGMKRDVVQQGLHGQTLVAVACGANMNFDRLRFVAERTEIGEDREAMLAVEIPEQTGSLRRFCGVLGQRSLSEFSYRLADPRVAHIFVGVQTSGTADEQQLINDVQNAGFPCLDLSNNELAKLHLRHMVGGRLPASAGPALEQGEELLYRFEFPEKPGALMAFVDALHANWNISIFHYRNHGADVGRIVVGVQVPRADRPAWQEFLDGLGYQHWDESANPAYKLFLGPSSAPLPALA, from the coding sequence ATGAGCGAGGCCCCTGAGAGCTATCTGCAACGGATCCTGCGGGCGCGGGTCTACGACGTGGCCATTGAGTCGCCACTGGATCCAGCGCCGAATCTCTCGGCGCGCCTACACAACCGAGTGCTGCTGAAGCGCGAGGATCTGCAACCCGTGTTCAGCTTCAAGCTGCGCGGCGCCTACAACAAAATGGCTGGCCTCTCGCCTGCCGAGCTGGAGCGGGGCGTGATCGCCGCCAGCGCCGGCAACCATGCCCAGGGAGTGGCGCTAGCCGCCCAGAAGTTGGGCTGCAGGGCCGTGATTGTGATGCCTGTCACCACACCGGAGATGAAGGTGAAAGCGGTGGCAGCCCGGGGCGCTGAGGTGGTGCTGCACGGCGACAACTACGACGCCGCCTGCACGGAAGCCACGCGGCTAGGCCTTGAGCGGGGGCTCAGCTTCATCCATCCCTTTGACGATCCCGATGTGATCGCCGGTCAAGGCACGATCGGATTGGAGATCCTGCGCCAGTGCTCCTCTCCGCCTGACGTCATTTATGTGGCCGTAGGCGGTGGCGGCTTAATCGCCGGCATCGGCGCCTACGTCAAAACCCTCTGGCCCCAAGTTCAGATCGTTGGCGTTGAGCCGGTGGACGCTGATGCCATGACCCGCTCCCTAGCCGCCGGGGAGCGGGTGCAGCTTGAGCAGGTGGGCCTTTTCGCCGATGGCGTGGCGGTGCGCCGCGTCGGTGAGCTCACTTTTGAATTGGCGAAACAAACGGTGGATCGCATGGTGACAGTCGACACCGACGCCATCTGCGCAGCCATCAAGGACGTGTTCGAAGACACCCGCTCGATCCTGGAGCCAGCCGGAGCCTTGGCAATAGCAGGCATGAAGCGCGATGTGGTGCAACAGGGCTTACACGGCCAAACCTTGGTAGCGGTTGCCTGCGGCGCCAACATGAACTTTGACCGGCTGCGCTTCGTGGCCGAGCGCACTGAGATCGGCGAAGACCGCGAAGCGATGCTGGCGGTGGAGATCCCCGAGCAGACCGGCAGCCTGCGGCGCTTCTGTGGCGTGCTGGGCCAGCGCAGCCTCAGCGAGTTCAGCTACCGGCTCGCCGATCCCAGGGTTGCTCACATTTTTGTGGGGGTGCAGACCAGTGGCACGGCCGACGAGCAGCAACTGATCAACGACGTGCAAAACGCAGGCTTCCCCTGCCTCGACCTCTCCAACAACGAGCTGGCCAAGCTGCACCTGCGCCACATGGTGGGCGGCCGCCTGCCCGCCAGCGCTGGCCCGGCGCTTGAGCAGGGCGAAGAGCTGCTCTATCGCTTCGAGTTCCCCGAAAAACCAGGCGCCCTGATGGCGTTCGTAGACGCCCTACACGCCAACTGGAACATCAGCATCTTTCACTACCGCAACCACGGCGCCGATGTGGGGCGGATCGTGGTGGGGGTGCAGGTGCCTCGCGCTGACAGACCCGCCTGGCAGGAGTTCCTCGATGGCCTGGGCTATCAGCACTGGGACGAATCGGCCAACCCCGCCTACAAGCTGTTTTTGGGGCCCAGCTCCGCGCCCCTGCCAGCCCTGGCATGA
- a CDS encoding nucleoside triphosphate pyrophosphohydrolase family protein — translation MDFQLYQERCRATARYPDVGANPIYPTLGLCGEAGEVADKVKKVLRDRQGSFSPEVIADLQLELGDVLWYVAQLASELGLELEEIAQTNLDKLASRAARNVIGGSGDRR, via the coding sequence GTGGATTTTCAGTTGTACCAAGAGCGTTGCCGCGCCACGGCCCGCTACCCAGATGTCGGCGCCAACCCCATCTATCCCACCTTGGGGCTGTGCGGTGAGGCTGGAGAGGTGGCCGACAAGGTCAAAAAGGTGCTGCGCGACCGGCAGGGCAGCTTCTCGCCTGAGGTGATTGCAGACCTGCAGCTCGAGCTTGGTGATGTGCTCTGGTACGTGGCCCAGCTCGCTTCTGAACTTGGCCTGGAGCTAGAGGAAATTGCCCAGACCAACCTCGACAAACTGGCCAGCCGCGCCGCCCGTAACGTGATTGGAGGCAGTGGTGACAGGCGGTGA
- a CDS encoding ecdysteroid 22-kinase family protein, producing the protein MAAIDPTEMLVKQPEPQWIGEALGTNVKSLEAKLLGEGRGFQSTTWRLELSCDPPEKGPASVILKSETSNKDFNEFSRLNNAFGREVGVYTHCTPRIENHKPSVFATNSSEPFWLLIEDLTHLRSGDQVIGLSYQETLATIQRMAAIHAEFWLDPSLNQHSWLPNHGFWFADPKAEIVDDFFATYGVRFGTDVCRLYRAVLEQSSDIDQALNDRPWTLVHGDLRADNLLFGHTLEDPESVIIDWSWASRSSAAIDIAFLIGGSTPQAQRLGRHEDLLLAWHQELLKLGVCDYSLEEARYDLQLAALRTITAGIAMHSFTGPDIPIRAALFMDDAIQRHAAYALEIDAWQALPDPSAWHA; encoded by the coding sequence ATGGCGGCCATCGATCCCACAGAAATGCTGGTAAAGCAGCCCGAACCGCAGTGGATCGGCGAGGCTCTCGGCACCAACGTCAAAAGCCTGGAAGCGAAGCTGCTGGGGGAGGGCAGGGGATTTCAATCGACAACTTGGCGCCTAGAGCTGAGCTGTGATCCACCGGAAAAAGGACCAGCAAGCGTAATTCTCAAAAGTGAAACATCCAATAAGGACTTCAATGAGTTCAGCCGGCTGAATAACGCCTTTGGTCGTGAGGTGGGTGTTTACACTCACTGCACTCCAAGAATAGAAAATCACAAACCGTCAGTCTTTGCAACCAATTCCTCTGAACCTTTTTGGTTGCTGATCGAGGATCTGACCCACCTACGTTCAGGCGATCAAGTCATCGGGCTGAGCTACCAGGAAACGTTGGCCACGATCCAGCGCATGGCTGCTATCCACGCCGAATTCTGGCTTGATCCTTCCTTGAACCAGCACAGCTGGTTGCCAAACCATGGCTTCTGGTTTGCAGACCCCAAAGCCGAAATCGTTGATGATTTCTTTGCCACCTACGGCGTCCGCTTCGGCACGGATGTTTGCCGGTTATATCGCGCGGTACTGGAGCAAAGCTCTGACATTGATCAGGCTCTCAATGACAGGCCTTGGACCCTCGTCCATGGTGATCTGCGCGCCGATAATTTGCTATTCGGCCATACGCTGGAAGATCCGGAGTCGGTGATAATTGATTGGTCCTGGGCCAGCCGTAGTTCAGCCGCTATTGATATCGCCTTTTTAATTGGCGGCAGCACGCCCCAGGCTCAGCGGCTTGGACGTCATGAAGACCTGCTGCTGGCGTGGCACCAAGAACTACTCAAGCTTGGAGTTTGCGATTACTCGCTTGAAGAGGCGCGATACGACCTGCAATTGGCAGCTCTAAGGACTATCACTGCCGGCATAGCCATGCATTCCTTCACGGGTCCAGACATTCCCATCCGGGCAGCCCTGTTCATGGATGACGCGATCCAGCGTCATGCGGCCTACGCCTTGGAAATTGACGCCTGGCAAGCTCTGCCCGATCCGAGTGCCTGGCATGCCTGA
- a CDS encoding YggT family protein, with protein MDALSFLLQVLAQTLSIYTLVLLVRVLLSWFPNLDWGNPVLSTVSSITDPYLNAFRGLIPPLGGLDLSAIVAFIALQLVQSLLEGASVSVLGAGY; from the coding sequence ATGGACGCCCTGAGTTTCCTGCTGCAGGTTCTGGCCCAGACCCTCAGCATCTACACCCTGGTGTTGCTGGTTCGGGTATTGCTGAGCTGGTTTCCCAATCTCGACTGGGGCAACCCCGTGCTTTCGACGGTGAGCTCGATCACTGATCCCTACCTGAACGCCTTCCGCGGCCTGATTCCGCCCCTAGGCGGCTTAGACCTTTCGGCGATCGTGGCCTTCATTGCCCTGCAACTGGTGCAGAGCCTGCTCGAAGGAGCCAGCGTTTCGGTGCTGGGAGCTGGTTACTGA
- the scpB gene encoding SMC-Scp complex subunit ScpB codes for MQSKGLIQGLSLPARMEAILYLKGRPLSLAELAEIAAVSREEAELGLITLITDYAHRDTALEVRQEGNRYSLQLRDGLGDLVQNLLPVDLSTAALRTLATIALKKRILQSDLVELRGSGAYDHIKELLAQNFIERKRQSEGRSYWLTLSEKFHRTFAIKAEADLWKQAA; via the coding sequence ATGCAAAGCAAGGGGCTGATTCAGGGCCTATCCCTGCCCGCCCGGATGGAGGCGATCCTCTACTTGAAAGGTCGGCCCCTCAGCCTGGCAGAGCTTGCTGAGATCGCTGCGGTTAGCCGAGAGGAAGCGGAGCTTGGCTTGATCACCTTGATCACCGACTACGCCCACCGGGATACGGCCCTTGAAGTGCGCCAAGAGGGCAACCGATACAGCCTGCAGCTGCGCGATGGGCTGGGCGACTTGGTTCAAAACCTCCTGCCTGTGGACCTATCCACTGCCGCCCTGCGCACCCTGGCCACGATTGCCCTCAAAAAGCGGATCTTGCAATCGGATCTAGTCGAGTTGCGCGGCTCCGGCGCCTACGACCACATCAAGGAGCTACTGGCCCAAAATTTCATCGAGCGCAAGCGCCAAAGCGAGGGCCGCTCCTACTGGCTCACCCTCAGCGAGAAGTTCCACCGCACCTTTGCCATCAAGGCTGAGGCTGACCTCTGGAAGCAAGCTGCCTAG
- a CDS encoding DUF1830 domain-containing protein, with protein MACSYRNTSDRMVILRCIGPEEFFLERVVFPFELLSFQCPPSSVVKIWTHGLGGPELVETVNAGDLLNEAACQPAQSAQPTQLEALPSSRGYLPGLPDGELPWATAS; from the coding sequence ATGGCGTGCAGTTACCGCAATACCAGCGATCGGATGGTGATCCTGCGCTGCATCGGTCCCGAGGAGTTCTTCCTCGAACGAGTGGTGTTTCCCTTCGAGCTTCTCAGCTTCCAGTGCCCACCAAGCAGCGTGGTGAAGATCTGGACCCACGGCCTTGGCGGGCCCGAATTGGTGGAGACCGTTAACGCAGGCGATCTACTCAACGAGGCAGCGTGCCAACCAGCTCAATCAGCCCAACCGACCCAACTCGAAGCGCTGCCCAGTTCGCGCGGCTACCTCCCCGGTCTGCCGGATGGCGAGCTGCCTTGGGCAACGGCCAGCTGA